The following are encoded in a window of Arthrobacter antioxidans genomic DNA:
- a CDS encoding DNA repair helicase XPB, translating into MVDGPLIVQSDKTILLEVDHEQATEARHAIAAFAELERAPEHVHSYRLTPLGLWNARAAGLDAERVLDTLLKYSRFPVPHALLIDIEDTMSRYGRLRLEKDPQHGLVLRTTDYPVLEEVLHAKKIQPLLGPRIDGETVVVHSSQRGQLKQLLLKLGWPAEDFAGYVDGTPHPIVLDEDGWTLRPYQKLAVENFWSGGSGVVVLPCGAGKTLVGAAAMATSQTTTLILVTNTVSARQWKDELLKRTSLTEDEIGEYSGAVKQVRPVTIATYQVLTMKRGGLYPHLELLDANDWGLIVYDEVHLLPAPIFKMTADLQARRRLGLTATLVREDGREGEVFSLIGPKRYDAPWKDIEAQGYIAPADCVEVRVDLPRDERVAYAMADDGDKYRLCATSDTKSDVVEKLVAAHRGEQLLVIGQYIDQLDDLAARLDAPVIKGETPVKERQRLFDAFRAGEITVLVVSKVANFSIDLPEASVAIQVSGSFGSRQEEAQRLGRLLRPKTDGRAARFYTVVARDTLDQDFAAKRQRFLAEQGYAYRILDATAIADNGPRD; encoded by the coding sequence ATGGTTGACGGACCGCTGATCGTCCAGAGTGACAAGACCATCCTGCTCGAGGTGGACCACGAGCAGGCCACCGAGGCGCGCCACGCGATCGCCGCGTTCGCCGAACTCGAGCGCGCCCCCGAGCACGTGCACAGCTACCGGCTCACGCCCCTCGGGCTCTGGAACGCGCGCGCCGCCGGCCTCGATGCCGAGCGTGTCCTCGACACCCTCCTGAAATACTCCCGCTTCCCGGTGCCGCACGCCCTCCTGATCGACATCGAGGACACCATGTCCCGGTACGGGCGCCTCCGGCTCGAGAAGGACCCGCAGCACGGCTTGGTGCTGCGCACCACGGACTACCCCGTCCTCGAGGAGGTCCTGCACGCGAAGAAGATCCAGCCCCTCCTCGGGCCCAGGATCGACGGCGAGACCGTCGTGGTGCACTCCTCCCAGCGCGGCCAGCTCAAGCAGCTGCTGCTCAAGCTCGGGTGGCCGGCGGAGGACTTCGCCGGCTACGTGGACGGGACGCCGCACCCGATCGTGCTCGACGAGGACGGCTGGACGCTGCGCCCGTACCAGAAGCTCGCGGTCGAGAACTTCTGGTCGGGCGGCTCGGGCGTCGTCGTCCTGCCGTGCGGCGCGGGGAAGACCCTCGTGGGTGCCGCCGCCATGGCCACGAGCCAGACCACCACGCTGATCCTCGTCACCAACACGGTGTCCGCGCGGCAGTGGAAGGACGAGCTGCTCAAGCGGACGTCCCTGACTGAGGACGAGATCGGGGAGTACTCCGGCGCGGTGAAGCAGGTCCGTCCCGTGACCATCGCGACGTACCAGGTCCTCACGATGAAGCGCGGCGGCCTGTACCCGCACCTCGAGCTGCTCGACGCCAACGACTGGGGCCTGATCGTGTACGACGAGGTGCACCTCCTCCCGGCGCCCATCTTCAAGATGACGGCGGACCTCCAGGCCCGCCGCCGGCTCGGCCTCACCGCGACGCTCGTCCGCGAGGACGGCCGCGAGGGCGAGGTCTTCTCGCTCATCGGACCGAAGCGCTACGACGCCCCCTGGAAGGACATCGAGGCGCAGGGGTACATCGCCCCCGCGGACTGCGTGGAGGTGCGCGTCGACCTGCCGCGGGACGAGCGGGTCGCCTACGCGATGGCCGACGACGGCGACAAGTACCGCCTGTGCGCGACGTCGGACACCAAGTCCGACGTGGTGGAGAAGCTCGTGGCGGCGCACCGGGGTGAGCAGCTGCTCGTCATCGGCCAGTACATCGACCAGCTCGACGACCTCGCGGCGCGCCTCGACGCCCCCGTCATCAAGGGCGAGACCCCCGTGAAGGAGCGGCAGCGGCTCTTCGACGCCTTCCGGGCCGGGGAGATCACCGTGCTCGTGGTGTCGAAGGTCGCCAACTTCTCGATCGATCTCCCGGAGGCGTCCGTCGCGATCCAGGTCTCCGGCTCGTTCGGGTCACGCCAGGAGGAGGCCCAGCGCCTCGGCCGGTTGCTGCGGCCCAAGACGGACGGCCGTGCGGCCCGGTTCTACACCGTCGTAGCGCGGGACACGCTCGACCAGGACTTCGCGGCGAAGCGCCAGCGCTTCCTCGCGGAGCAGGGCTACGCGTACCGCATCCTCGACGCCACCGCCATCGCGGACAACGGGCCCAGGGACTGA
- a CDS encoding cold-shock protein, which produces MPIGKVKWFDADKGFGFLATDDGKEVFLHASALPAGVTEVTVGAKLEFGVADGRRGPQALSARILEQPPSVAKASRKSADDMAVITEDLIKLLDGVSNNLRKGRYPEKAHAAKVAAVLRAVADDLDA; this is translated from the coding sequence GTGCCCATCGGCAAAGTGAAGTGGTTCGACGCGGACAAGGGATTCGGTTTCCTGGCCACGGACGACGGCAAGGAAGTGTTCCTGCACGCCTCGGCCCTGCCAGCGGGCGTGACCGAGGTCACGGTGGGCGCGAAGCTGGAGTTCGGGGTCGCCGACGGGCGTCGCGGCCCCCAGGCGCTCTCCGCGCGCATCCTCGAGCAGCCTCCCTCCGTGGCCAAGGCCAGCCGGAAGAGCGCCGATGACATGGCCGTCATCACGGAGGATCTCATCAAGCTCCTCGACGGCGTCTCCAACAACCTCCGCAAGGGGCGCTACCCGGAGAAGGCGCACGCGGCGAAGGTCGCAGCGGTGCTGCGGGCGGTCGCCGACGACCTCGACGCGTAA
- the serC gene encoding phosphoserine transaminase, with protein MSESPRIPAHLLPSDGRFGAGPSKVRSGQIDALVAAGTSLLGTSHRQAPVRDLVGRIRDGLGTFFAAPDGYEVVLGVGGSTAFWDVATFGLVDRKAQHLSFGEFGSKFASATDKAPFLDASSILTSEPGTRPDATAEEGVDVYAWPQNETSTGVAAPVRRVEGADDGALVVVDATSAAGGLDVDVAQADVYYFAPQKNFASDGGLWLGLFSPAALERAARIAAGDRWVPDFLNLQTAIDNSRLDQTYNTPSLATLVTLEAQVRWLNAQGGLPFAAARTADSAGRLYRWAEASPVASPYVARPEDRSNVIVTVDFDDAVDAARIAAILRANGVVDVEPYRKLGRNQLRVATFVAIEPDDVSALIGCIDHVVENLL; from the coding sequence ATGAGCGAGTCGCCCCGCATTCCCGCACACCTCCTCCCCTCGGACGGCCGCTTCGGTGCGGGCCCGTCGAAGGTCAGGAGCGGCCAGATCGACGCCCTCGTCGCGGCCGGCACGTCCCTCCTCGGGACCTCCCACCGCCAGGCCCCGGTCCGCGACCTCGTGGGGCGCATCCGCGATGGGCTCGGCACCTTCTTCGCCGCCCCCGACGGGTACGAGGTGGTCCTCGGCGTCGGCGGTTCGACGGCCTTCTGGGACGTCGCCACCTTCGGCCTCGTCGACCGGAAGGCCCAGCACCTCTCCTTCGGCGAGTTCGGTTCCAAGTTCGCGTCCGCCACCGACAAGGCGCCGTTCCTCGACGCCTCCAGCATCCTCACGAGCGAGCCGGGCACCCGCCCGGACGCGACGGCGGAGGAGGGCGTCGACGTCTACGCCTGGCCGCAGAACGAGACCTCCACCGGGGTGGCGGCACCCGTCCGGCGCGTCGAGGGCGCCGACGACGGCGCGCTCGTCGTCGTCGATGCCACCTCGGCAGCAGGCGGGCTCGACGTCGACGTCGCCCAGGCGGACGTCTACTACTTCGCGCCGCAGAAGAACTTCGCCTCCGACGGCGGCCTGTGGCTCGGCCTCTTCTCCCCCGCCGCACTGGAGCGCGCTGCGCGCATCGCCGCCGGTGACCGGTGGGTCCCGGACTTCCTCAACCTGCAGACCGCCATCGACAACTCGCGCCTCGACCAGACCTACAACACGCCGTCATTGGCGACCCTCGTCACGCTGGAGGCGCAGGTGCGGTGGCTCAACGCGCAGGGCGGCCTGCCCTTCGCGGCGGCCCGGACGGCGGACTCGGCGGGACGGCTGTACCGCTGGGCGGAGGCCTCCCCCGTGGCGAGCCCCTACGTGGCACGCCCCGAGGACCGCTCGAACGTGATCGTGACGGTGGACTTCGACGACGCCGTGGACGCCGCCCGCATCGCCGCGATCCTGCGCGCCAACGGCGTCGTCGACGTCGAGCCGTACCGGAAGCTGGGGCGCAACCAGCTCCGCGTCGCCACCTTCGTGGCGATCGAGCCCGACGACGTCTCGGCCCTCATCGGCTGCATCGACCACGTGGTCGAGAACCTCCTGTAG
- a CDS encoding MFS transporter codes for MSTFRSLGIHNYRLWFIGALISNIGTWMQRTAQDWLVYDILTEQNASALGIVMALQLGPQLVIAPWAGLIADTVDRRKLLVTTQVAMALLGVGLGLMVLLDVAALWHVYAFALALGVVSAFDAPARQAFVSDLVRDEYLPNAVALNSASFNGARLVGPAIAGLLTAGVGPGWVFMINALTFGAMVYVMLAMRSSELNAQPRPAPGKGRIRAGFRYVRGRPDLMMVMLAIFIVGTFGLNFAVFIAAMARTEFGQGAGVFGVLSSVMAVGSVAGALLSARRDRPRLRFIFGASAAFGIACALAALAPTLWLFGLALVPVGLFALTLMTSANAYVQTTTEPAMRGRVMALYFAIFLGGTPLGAPVVGWVSDMFGPRWSLGVAAASGLVAAGAGIFWAWRYHAVRLRYDRSAPRRLRIDHEAGASDPTP; via the coding sequence ATGAGCACCTTCCGGTCCCTCGGCATCCACAACTACAGGCTCTGGTTCATCGGGGCGCTGATCTCCAACATCGGCACGTGGATGCAGCGGACCGCGCAGGACTGGCTGGTCTACGACATCCTGACCGAGCAGAACGCGTCGGCGCTGGGGATCGTCATGGCCCTGCAACTGGGGCCCCAACTCGTGATCGCGCCGTGGGCGGGCCTCATCGCGGACACCGTCGACCGGCGGAAGCTCCTCGTGACCACGCAGGTGGCGATGGCGCTGCTGGGCGTCGGCCTCGGACTGATGGTCCTCCTGGACGTCGCCGCCCTCTGGCATGTCTACGCCTTCGCCCTGGCGCTCGGCGTCGTCTCGGCCTTCGACGCCCCGGCCCGGCAGGCGTTCGTCTCGGACCTCGTACGCGACGAGTACCTCCCCAACGCCGTGGCGCTCAACAGCGCCTCCTTCAACGGGGCCCGCCTCGTGGGCCCCGCCATCGCCGGGCTGCTGACCGCGGGCGTGGGGCCGGGATGGGTGTTCATGATCAACGCCCTGACGTTCGGTGCGATGGTCTACGTGATGCTCGCAATGCGCAGTTCCGAACTGAACGCGCAACCGCGTCCGGCGCCGGGCAAGGGGCGCATCAGGGCGGGCTTCCGCTACGTGCGGGGCCGGCCGGACCTCATGATGGTGATGCTCGCGATCTTCATCGTCGGAACCTTCGGACTGAATTTCGCCGTGTTCATCGCCGCGATGGCGCGCACCGAGTTCGGCCAGGGCGCCGGGGTCTTCGGGGTGCTGTCCTCGGTGATGGCCGTGGGCTCCGTCGCGGGCGCACTGCTCTCCGCCCGGCGCGACAGGCCGCGCCTGCGGTTCATCTTCGGCGCCTCGGCGGCCTTCGGGATCGCGTGCGCGCTGGCCGCCCTGGCACCCACCCTGTGGCTCTTCGGGCTGGCGCTCGTGCCCGTGGGCCTGTTCGCGCTCACGCTGATGACCAGCGCCAACGCCTACGTGCAGACCACCACGGAACCGGCCATGCGCGGACGCGTCATGGCCCTGTACTTCGCCATCTTCCTCGGGGGGACGCCCCTCGGAGCGCCGGTGGTGGGGTGGGTCTCGGACATGTTCGGCCCGCGGTGGAGCCTCGGGGTCGCGGCGGCGTCGGGACTGGTCGCCGCCGGTGCGGGGATCTTCTGGGCATGGCGCTACCACGCCGTGCGGCTGCGCTACGACCGTTCGGCGCCCCGACGCCTGCGCATCGACCACGAGGCCGGCGCGTCCGATCCCACACCGTAG
- a CDS encoding helicase-associated domain-containing protein, with protein sequence MSAIRALADQLALRSDDDVRRLLTVRPDLILPPVPDFAALAARASSRTSLQRALDNVTRPQLQVLEALVVLTEDDGAAVPPAPLAAALSQGNTDAVEEILADLARRALVVGSAAEGFLPVGAMADAVAPYPAGLGRSFKTLARSIPRFGPALVRAAAVLAPDPGNEALTSAAAARVLDRVTADPDAWDRLMADAPEGAPTLLARLRDTPVGSTATGGDGGASPAVQWLLDRCLLAPLDALHVELPRGVGRAVRGHAVFASLDLEPPVAAARTTRATLRDNAAFGAIAETLRQVGSLLAVVAGSPVSTLRSGGVGVRELRRVREAVQCSDGDAAWLLELAAAVGLLVLDPDDSRWKAPRPDAWESLDRDAQWQLLVEGWLAVDRAPALVGSKLPDGTSVNALAAEASRPDAPMVRQRLLSVALDLSDAPTDADGADGVGARGNVPVLTDQAVVGLATWHQPRLYRRFSRLIPGMMAEAAALGLTGGGALAESGRLVAQGRFEEATLGVRDALPAPVSHVVLQADLTAVAPGYLQPEVARGLLRMSTPEGQGPATTYRFSADSIRTALDAGEDAPSILAFLRTHSATEIPQALTYLVEDTASRYGGLRVGRAGSYLRTDDDAVAATVLADPRAAVLGIVQIAPTVLVSPASAQELAGLLRDLGFAPASDAVTAVAPAPAGTADPAAPGGVAPDKLRSRLNPWSVVEEEITAQLAALRAPRPGPADPAGAADSETLLGLETLRAAIRSRSRIRLGTADSEGNHVRQVLVPLSVSGGRLRVFDPENQVEKVVSVHRVMDVEILEGSAADG encoded by the coding sequence ATGTCCGCAATCCGAGCACTGGCCGATCAGCTGGCCCTCCGGAGCGATGACGACGTACGCCGCCTCCTCACCGTCCGGCCCGACCTCATCCTTCCGCCGGTGCCGGACTTCGCCGCGCTCGCGGCCCGCGCGTCCTCGCGCACGAGCCTGCAGCGGGCCCTGGACAATGTCACGCGCCCCCAGCTCCAGGTCCTCGAGGCCCTCGTGGTCCTCACCGAGGACGACGGCGCCGCGGTACCGCCCGCCCCCCTCGCCGCCGCCCTGTCGCAGGGGAACACCGACGCGGTCGAGGAGATCCTCGCCGACCTCGCCCGGCGTGCCCTCGTCGTCGGGTCCGCGGCGGAGGGCTTCCTGCCCGTCGGAGCGATGGCCGACGCCGTGGCACCCTACCCGGCGGGCCTCGGCCGTTCCTTCAAGACCCTCGCCCGCTCCATCCCGCGTTTCGGTCCGGCGCTCGTCCGCGCCGCCGCGGTCCTCGCCCCGGACCCCGGGAACGAAGCGCTGACGTCGGCCGCCGCGGCACGGGTGCTGGACCGGGTGACTGCGGATCCGGACGCCTGGGACCGGCTCATGGCCGACGCCCCCGAGGGCGCGCCGACCCTGCTCGCACGCCTCCGCGACACCCCGGTCGGTTCGACGGCGACCGGAGGCGACGGCGGCGCCTCGCCCGCCGTGCAGTGGCTTCTGGACCGCTGCCTGCTGGCACCGCTGGACGCCCTGCACGTCGAGCTCCCCCGCGGCGTCGGACGGGCGGTCCGTGGCCACGCCGTGTTCGCCTCCCTCGATCTGGAGCCCCCGGTCGCCGCTGCGCGGACCACGCGCGCCACGCTGCGCGACAACGCGGCGTTCGGCGCGATCGCGGAGACCCTGCGGCAGGTGGGGTCCCTGCTCGCCGTCGTCGCCGGTTCCCCCGTCTCCACCCTCCGCTCCGGCGGGGTGGGTGTGCGCGAGCTGCGGCGCGTCCGCGAAGCGGTGCAGTGCAGCGACGGCGACGCCGCATGGCTGCTCGAGCTCGCGGCCGCCGTCGGGCTCCTCGTGCTCGATCCGGACGACTCCCGCTGGAAGGCCCCCCGGCCGGACGCCTGGGAGTCGCTGGACCGGGACGCCCAGTGGCAGCTGCTCGTCGAGGGGTGGCTCGCCGTCGACCGGGCCCCGGCGCTCGTCGGATCGAAGCTGCCGGACGGCACATCCGTCAACGCCCTCGCCGCGGAGGCGTCCCGGCCCGACGCACCGATGGTGCGCCAGCGGCTCCTCTCCGTCGCCCTCGACCTGTCGGATGCCCCCACGGACGCGGACGGAGCGGACGGCGTCGGAGCACGCGGGAACGTCCCCGTCCTGACCGACCAGGCCGTCGTCGGCCTCGCCACCTGGCACCAGCCGCGCCTTTACCGGCGCTTCTCCCGACTGATCCCCGGCATGATGGCCGAGGCCGCCGCGCTCGGGCTGACCGGCGGCGGAGCACTGGCCGAGTCCGGTCGGCTCGTCGCGCAGGGACGCTTCGAGGAGGCCACCCTTGGTGTACGGGACGCCCTGCCTGCCCCTGTCTCCCACGTGGTGCTGCAGGCCGATCTCACCGCCGTCGCGCCCGGGTACCTGCAGCCCGAGGTCGCACGCGGCCTCCTGCGCATGTCCACGCCCGAGGGCCAGGGGCCTGCCACGACCTACCGCTTCTCCGCCGACTCCATCCGGACGGCCCTCGACGCCGGGGAGGACGCGCCCTCCATCCTCGCCTTCCTCCGCACGCACTCGGCCACGGAGATCCCGCAGGCCCTGACGTATCTCGTCGAGGACACCGCGTCCCGCTACGGCGGCCTCCGTGTCGGCCGGGCCGGCAGCTACCTGCGCACGGACGACGACGCCGTCGCCGCCACGGTTCTGGCGGACCCCCGCGCCGCGGTGCTCGGCATCGTGCAGATCGCACCGACCGTCCTGGTGTCCCCCGCCTCCGCCCAGGAGCTGGCGGGCCTGCTCCGCGACCTCGGTTTCGCCCCCGCGTCGGACGCCGTGACCGCCGTCGCGCCCGCGCCCGCCGGGACGGCCGATCCGGCCGCACCCGGCGGTGTGGCGCCGGACAAGCTCAGGTCGCGGCTCAACCCGTGGTCGGTCGTCGAGGAGGAGATCACGGCGCAGCTGGCCGCCCTCCGCGCTCCCCGCCCGGGCCCCGCCGATCCGGCGGGGGCCGCCGACAGCGAGACGCTCCTGGGGCTGGAGACGCTGCGCGCGGCCATCCGGTCGCGCAGCAGGATCCGCCTCGGCACCGCGGACAGCGAGGGGAATCACGTGCGCCAGGTCCTTGTTCCACTCTCGGTGTCGGGAGGCCGCCTGCGGGTGTTCGATCCCGAGAACCAGGTGGAGAAAGTCGTGTCCGTACACCGCGTCATGGACGTGGAGATCCTCGAAGGGAGCGCCGCCGATGGTTGA
- a CDS encoding DUF3027 domain-containing protein, which yields MIPSNLDAVDGASSTYIDATPVVAEPGAPAVVEATRKPRVARRIPKTDSVLEAAVERARQGVLEIAPESQVGRHVSATIDGERLVTHRFEAFVPGYGGWQWYASVARVARSKDVTVCEVGLLPSSASLLAPEWLPWSERVRPEDSPQDEASPSDAAGDAGATEAADAADAPVTADAAGTADAPVTADAADTADAPVTADAAGTADAPVTPVAGEDDPETSAAEQPDAE from the coding sequence ATGATCCCGAGCAACCTGGACGCCGTCGACGGTGCTTCCTCGACCTACATCGACGCGACGCCCGTGGTCGCCGAGCCCGGCGCGCCCGCCGTCGTCGAGGCCACGCGCAAGCCCCGGGTGGCCCGCCGCATCCCGAAGACCGACTCCGTGCTCGAAGCCGCCGTGGAGCGTGCACGACAGGGCGTACTGGAGATCGCCCCCGAGTCCCAGGTGGGCCGGCACGTGTCGGCCACGATCGACGGAGAGCGCCTGGTCACCCACCGGTTCGAGGCCTTCGTGCCCGGCTACGGCGGATGGCAGTGGTACGCGAGCGTGGCCCGCGTGGCGCGGAGCAAGGACGTGACGGTCTGCGAAGTGGGGCTGCTGCCCTCCTCGGCCTCCCTGCTGGCGCCCGAGTGGCTGCCGTGGTCGGAGCGCGTGCGTCCCGAGGACTCGCCGCAGGACGAGGCGTCGCCGTCGGATGCCGCCGGAGACGCCGGGGCGACCGAGGCGGCTGATGCCGCCGATGCACCCGTCACCGCCGACGCGGCTGGTACCGCCGACGCACCCGTCACCGCCGACGCGGCTGATACCGCCGACGCACCCGTCACCGCCGACGCGGCTGGTACCGCCGACGCACCCGTGACCCCGGTGGCCGGCGAGGACGATCCGGAGACCTCCGCCGCGGAACAGCCCGACGCCGAGTGA